The window acttttttaaattatttttttttactaatctATTGCTTTTTAGCTGGCTGTGCTGCCCAGGAGGTGGTGAAAATTCTAACAAATCAATTTAAACCCGTGGataatacttttatatataacGGCATAACATCCGAAACAATTAccttaaagttataaaaatttttaatttttaattaaattttttctctgtgtatttggtttaattttagtgaaattataaattttgaatattaaccAAAAAAACAATGAACTCTATTAATTTCCTGGGGTTGTTTTATGAAATTCGTTCGCAGGCGAACTTTATTAAACCAGCTCTGTGTCATTGCAAATAAATTGTCACCACTATTCAGTGATGCCAGAtgtgcaattaaaaaaaatcgttaaaatacCGGTAAATTTGGAGTTTTTTGCTTTTAACCCCAACAAAACTACAATAACATGAAGCCGTTGTTATTGTAAAGTTCTATACAAATAATTCTATTTGACAGTTCTATAACactataaataaacataaacaaaactacTATATCATGGACATAATCTTGTTAAATATACTAATCATAACATCATCTGGCCAAAAACTCAGGGTTTATGGTAAAATTTGTATAAGTtggtaattttgttaatttttctttgtaatatttgtcGTAAAAATGAGTGAAAATCATTTAAGACAACGTCAAAATGGCACTCAAAACGACAAGAAAACGAATGAAAGTAAAGTGAAAGAAAAGGACAAGAAAAAGAATAAATTGTAAGTGCATTTTCTATAAAGGGAAAAACTTATGttaattccataaaaaagaaatatatacagCCTTAATAGGAATTATACTGGTGGATTGTTGTCTTTTCTTTTGaacttttaattcaaataagCTTAAAACTTTCTATCTATcaatccatctatctatctatctatctatctatctatctatctatctatctatctatctatctatctatctatctatctatctatctatctatctatctatctatctatctatctatctatctatctatctatctatctatctatctatctatctatctatctatctatctatctatctatctatctatctatctatctatctatctatctatctatctatctatctatctatctatcaattatCCTATTGTTTTACTTTAGTGCTGCTGCTCACGAGGAACTCCAGCATGCTACAAGTTCTTTTACTCATCGCCTATGGACTCGTGCCGTAATTGTTATCTCCGTTATGACCATAGTATACTTCTATACCAGTAATCAAACGCGTGAAACTAAATTTGCCTTGGTACGTGAAACATTACCATTACGcatgcaaaaatttaaatgctCCCCACAATATGAGGAGGAAATGAAAAAGTTCCCCCAATGTGTACCCAAAAAATGTGGACGTTTTGTTGCGGATAAGTTAGTGGAGCCGAAAGAGGTTGAAATACTTTTAGAAATGGCTCAAAATATCATAGGCTTGGCGGGATCATCAGGAGGAGCCTCTATACTGGACATACATACGGGAGCTTTGTCATAtggtgaaaaatatttaaatttttataaaatgccgGAAGCAAAGAAGTTATTAAAACCGGAACAATTGACAGtatataatgtaaataattgttttaatgtaGATATTTAGAACTTAATtaacttttatcttttttttcatattcagCTAGTAAagggaaaaattaaattagctGTTGCTGAACAATTTGGCATAGAACCCACCAACTTGCATTTAACTTCGCCGACATTTTTCTCGCGTCTAACCAATGTAACGGCCAAAAATATTCACGATGAATATTGGCATGAACATGTTGATAAGGTTATAATTGGAAAAGAATTCTAAatcaataatatatttatattattacttaCCAATCACTTGCAGGAAACCTATCCTTCATTCCATTATACATCTTTGTTATACCTAactactttcaataaggatttCAAAGGTGGCCGTTTCATTTTTGTGGATGGCTTTGATAAAAATCGCACCACTTCCGCCATAGAACCTAAAAGAGGTCGTGTAAGTGCATTTACTTCAGGTTTTGAAAATCGCCATCATGTGGAGAAAGTAACAGAGGGAACAAGGTAAACGTTTTCGTTAAATAATTCGATAGAAACATTAATTTGTCATTTAATACTTTTAGATTCGCCATAACCATATCCTTTACTTGCGATAAACAACAACGTATAAACGATCCCCAAATGGCGTCATTAGAGGAATAAATCTAGTTTTTAAACCCCTAGCAACACACGATCATTCCgttaaagtattatttaaaacaaataaatcattaatttataatttatgtgattaaaatatttgtttatttttattagttttcaacTTAGTGCAATTCTagacttttaaatttatcataattATAAAAACCAGCTCGTACTTGACGTCCTCCAAAGAATCGACCATTTAAATCCACAACAGCTTTtgaagcaaaacaaaaatttgctaaaatccttaacaaaaaaagctttaataaaaaaccaCTTACCTTTAATGGCACTTTCTATGCGCTTAAATTCTACAAAGATTTTCACTGCATCTTCGGGAGCCGTACCAAAAGATTCATGTATTAAAACATTCGAAACATCTCCGTATTTGGTATTACATTCATCTTTTACTTCTGGCTCCAAATCTTCATCTACGTCACCAGGGCCCACCATATTCTtagaaaaagaaacattaaagcCATTTTATGTTTAGACGTAGATAATAACACTTACTCTTAGTAGCACCACTTTGCTGGGGGCCTTCATAATTTCTGTAATACTAGGCTCCGTTTCGGTTGTTTCGCTTGTAGCTGCTGCCGCTGTTGAGGGAGTAGGAGGACCCATGTTAGCAATTGGATTAGAGGCAGCTGGTGCTGCTGCCGGTGGTGGCGGCAAGAATACATCACGTTCATGTATAATGCGACCACCACGTTTAGAAGTCTTTTCCACTTGCAAAGCCATGGACATACCCTGCTCCTGCTTGCCCAAACCTTGACCATCTTTATAACCAAATTTGGCCATAATTTTTGCGGCTACAGAACTAGCAGAATAGGGTATAGTAACATTCGATGAGGGATCTCCTTCATTAGCAATAGATATTTCTTGTAAAGAAGGTGGCGGAGCAATGGCAACACCACCACCCTTATTAGTAACGGAACCCGGTGCAGGAGGACTGTAACGTTCCTCTTCCGTTATGCGCTGACCAAAACCACTGAATTTCACCGGTGGTGAATCATTATTGCGTGCATTACGATTACGGCCACGTTTTCGTTCACCCCGATCACGATCTCTATCACGTCCTCGGTCACGTTCACGATCATCTCTACCTTTATCTTTGttactattttgtttttctttcaatttgtcATACTCATTCGGCCACTGTGGATCGTATTCATCTACAAAATCCCAATCATctgttttaacattttccaGCGAAGGCACCAGCGGCTGAGCAGATATAATGCGTTTATTTTCGCTTTTAGTTAGGAAAATTTCCTCCGAACTTTGTATTTTCTTTGATTTCAAATTTACCACTGGTGTCATTAACTGTTTGgtataataaagttattaaaaacaaaagtaaatattcATTAATCAACAATTGTTTCTACCGGTTTCTTAGTGGGCTCCTTAGTTTTGGGCAGCTGGGCCTTTTTGATGGCCAGCTGTGTTTGCAGCATTTTAATACCCGACGACCAGCCATCTATTTGTGAAGTTTTGGGTTTAGTGTCTATATCGTCGTACAAGTCCATTTTAATgcgtgtttttttaaattgtacaaatttttataaaaaatccatatattcttttttattgtttaccaCTCAGTTGGtagataaattatatttttgtctgCGTCATTCAACATAAAATGATAACATGTTTAATGACAGCAATATAGAGTTGTCTTTTTTAGTACTAAGACAAGTCAGTATAGATGCTACAAAAAGCAGTTTTTATACGGAAATACcgttattatataattaatttgaattttcattTGTTGCTGCTTTACGACAAAACTACTCAACCGATTTACGGGAAATTTGCCACACGGTTAGGTCTAATTATTCTACTAATGTATTTGGTAATAAGAAGATTTAGAGATAATTTTAACAACcccctaaaataaataaaaacattttgttttaggtTTAACTTTTAGTAGTGTTTATAAGCTTTACACTTTCATTTAATAAggagaaaatataaattaatgtttttaaaaaactaaaagtggaacaaatagtatttttaaatgttattacatTTCCATTTGCTAAAGATTatagtttgattttttgtttatctttttattcaaattttaaagaatttgatgATGGTGTTGCTGGCGTTGAACTTGCAAATGTTTCCACCGCCGGTTTATAAGGAGTCGCTAGGCAATTGTTAATAAAGTTACAGACACAATGTATGTATTGTGTAGGATATTTGGTGTAGATTTTAACATGTTCAGCATCTTCAAAACATATAGAATTGACATCAACGCCCTGCTGCTGTCGGatattaatgaatttttcaatatcctgaaaatatatataagtttatatttttttcttttttgaaatatgaaaaGTTCTTTTTACCGTGTACGGTATGACAACATCACCCTTGGAGTATAAAAATAACTGAGGATATTCATTTGGCTCATTTTTCAAATCATTAAAGGGATTTGTTTGAATTGGCTCGgtttttacaaataaacttttaaatgctGCAAATGTTtcctgaaaataataaattaatattaattttaaatagatagatacaaagatagaaagatatatagatagatagatagatagatagatagatagatagatagatagatagatagttagttagatagatagatggttagatagatagatagatatatagatagatggttagatagatagttagatagatagatagatagatagatagatagatagatagatagatagatagatagatagatagatagatagatagatagatagatagatagatagatagatagatagatattcgTTGACAAAACAAAACTTGCGAACTTTGtcaaagtaattaaattttaatataaaccctgaaagtaatttgttttacaataacaaaaaccatAGAATATTTCCGTTAAAagctatttttataatattccccctagacttttttctatttaacttGATTGTACTCaacaagaaatttattgatttgCATTAGCAACGGTATAACTTTTATACTCGTAATACAATTAACCTGTAAATTAACTCAAATTACTTCAACTTACCTCCACAAACCACATAATGCCCAATGTTAATGTTATTATAATAGCGGTAATGCAATGGCATTTCTTTCGTTCCTTGCCATAAATAGCCGTTACGGCACGATACAATCCAAGCATACGTCGTTCGCCGGGAGCCGAATCTAAAATCATACCACGCACTTGCAGTGGGGTTTTATGTTTGCGTATGGCCAGTGATATGTGTTGATAAAGATAAGCACCACCATTTGAGAATATATGAAAGATAACAGGATGGGAATCGAAATTCATGTCATAGAttagtttaagaattttttcacCAATCGGCATCATTTCTTTGCGTTTCCAAAAGAGTGTATCGACGGGAGCGGTATAGCGTACTGTGATTAAGCTAATGGAGAAAAACATAATAAGCgaaaaatttgtcataaaaatatatataaacttacCCTCTATCTTCATAGATTTTGGAATATTTCATCAAATACCTATCCTGACATCCAGCCCAACCCAAGAGCATTACAATGGGCACATGTGTATCATTGTAAACGAATACAAAATCATCGGTTTCCGTTTGATCCAATGCCGTGGAGGAGGTTCTTTGTTCATTACGATACTGGGGTGTGGGAAACTTGATTATATATTCAAGAGTGTCTTTGGGTTTCATTAGATTTTCCAATTGTTGCTGCTGACTCGCTGGTATGCTGGCAATTAATCCAGTACCACCAGTTAATTGTTTACCCATATTTTGTTGCGTTGCAGTTATAGGTTTACGACCCGTTATGGCGGCCGACTCTAAGCGTCGGGTAGCATTCGTTTTGTTCGTTGTATTGCCATATTGTTGTTCTTCGGTATTTGATGCGGAACTAGTTGTTGTTATGCCATAAGGATTACTGTTATTGCTGTTCGGATTCGTTGATGTTGACATTTTACTTGTAGAAGTTGGTTGGTTTTGCTTGTGAGAGGAGACAAATCTGAAAGGAGCGTAAAGTAAGAAGTGATTAcagttgtttatttatatggatttatctatctatctatctatctatctatctatctatctatctatctatctatctatctatctatctatctatctatctatctatctatctatctatctatctatctatctatctatctatctatctatctatctatctatctatctatctatctatctatctatctatctatctatctatctatctatctatctatctatctatctatctatctatctatctatctatctatctatctacctatctacaaATATTAGGAACTTTTTagctaatttgtttttttgttattaaacacATATTACATATTAgacttttaatgaaattgttttcGTTTGATGTTAAAATCAATAAGAAATATAACTTACAgaacatatattatatatagctCCTAAATTC of the Lucilia cuprina isolate Lc7/37 chromosome 2, ASM2204524v1, whole genome shotgun sequence genome contains:
- the LOC111679176 gene encoding 2-oxoglutarate and iron-dependent oxygenase domain-containing protein 3-like → MSENHLRQRQNGTQNDKKTNESKVKEKDKKKNKFAAAHEELQHATSSFTHRLWTRAVIVISVMTIVYFYTSNQTRETKFALVRETLPLRMQKFKCSPQYEEEMKKFPQCVPKKCGRFVADKLVEPKEVEILLEMAQNIIGLAGSSGGASILDIHTGALSYGEKYLNFYKMPEAKKLLKPEQLTVYNLVKGKIKLAVAEQFGIEPTNLHLTSPTFFSRLTNVTAKNIHDEYWHEHVDKETYPSFHYTSLLYLTTFNKDFKGGRFIFVDGFDKNRTTSAIEPKRGRVSAFTSGFENRHHVEKVTEGTRFAITISFTCDKQQRINDPQMASLEE
- the LOC111679197 gene encoding transmembrane protein 53, coding for MSTSTNPNSNNSNPYGITTTSSASNTEEQQYGNTTNKTNATRRLESAAITGRKPITATQQNMGKQLTGGTGLIASIPASQQQQLENLMKPKDTLEYIIKFPTPQYRNEQRTSSTALDQTETDDFVFVYNDTHVPIVMLLGWAGCQDRYLMKYSKIYEDRGLITVRYTAPVDTLFWKRKEMMPIGEKILKLIYDMNFDSHPVIFHIFSNGGAYLYQHISLAIRKHKTPLQVRGMILDSAPGERRMLGLYRAVTAIYGKERKKCHCITAIIITLTLGIMWFVEETFAAFKSLFVKTEPIQTNPFNDLKNEPNEYPQLFLYSKGDVVIPYTDIEKFINIRQQQGVDVNSICFEDAEHVKIYTKYPTQYIHCVCNFINNCLATPYKPAVETFASSTPATPSSNSLKFE
- the LOC111679175 gene encoding splicing factor 45 — translated: MDLYDDIDTKPKTSQIDGWSSGIKMLQTQLAIKKAQLPKTKEPTKKPLMTPVVNLKSKKIQSSEEIFLTKSENKRIISAQPLVPSLENVKTDDWDFVDEYDPQWPNEYDKLKEKQNSNKDKGRDDRERDRGRDRDRDRGERKRGRNRNARNNDSPPVKFSGFGQRITEEERYSPPAPGSVTNKGGGVAIAPPPSLQEISIANEGDPSSNVTIPYSASSVAAKIMAKFGYKDGQGLGKQEQGMSMALQVEKTSKRGGRIIHERDVFLPPPPAAAPAASNPIANMGPPTPSTAAAATSETTETEPSITEIMKAPSKVVLLRNMVGPGDVDEDLEPEVKDECNTKYGDVSNVLIHESFGTAPEDAVKIFVEFKRIESAIKAVVDLNGRFFGGRQVRAGFYNYDKFKSLELH